From one Agrobacterium fabrum str. C58 genomic stretch:
- a CDS encoding ABC transporter permease, producing MKFLKSTEFIIACVLLAAMIIIGLINPAFWSLDNIFGLLRSNVVIGIMALGVLLVMISGGIDVSFTAFAIAAMYLTVRSMVYLGYDGVLIPFVAATLIGLVLGAFNGLIIHRFRMIPLIVTLGTGSIVRGLVLGLVGTSIVNINKMPKELIEFGKTDVISLTSATGSTFGLTAMFLVYLGLALVIHLILTYTMIGRSVYAYGGSPEAAKRVGFNTGATIFFVYCIAGALAGFSGLLHSSMIWLANPRDFVGLELDVIAAVVLGGASIFGGRGTVLGTLMGVFMLVMVKNSLIIMKVDTTWQRVVVGLIIIIATAITAWRDRKSIA from the coding sequence ATGAAATTCCTGAAAAGCACAGAATTCATTATCGCCTGCGTCCTGCTCGCGGCCATGATCATCATCGGTCTCATCAATCCAGCCTTCTGGTCGCTCGACAACATCTTCGGCCTGTTGCGCTCCAATGTCGTGATCGGCATCATGGCGCTCGGTGTATTACTCGTGATGATTTCCGGCGGTATCGACGTATCGTTCACGGCCTTTGCCATTGCGGCGATGTATCTGACTGTGCGTAGCATGGTCTATCTCGGCTATGATGGCGTGCTCATTCCCTTTGTTGCGGCAACGCTGATTGGGCTCGTTCTCGGTGCTTTCAACGGTTTGATTATCCATCGTTTCAGGATGATCCCGCTGATCGTGACGCTCGGGACCGGTTCCATTGTGCGTGGTCTGGTTCTCGGCCTCGTCGGTACCAGCATCGTCAACATCAACAAGATGCCAAAGGAGCTGATCGAGTTCGGCAAGACCGATGTTATCTCGCTGACGTCGGCCACTGGATCGACTTTCGGCCTGACCGCGATGTTCCTGGTCTATCTGGGGCTGGCATTGGTCATTCATCTCATCCTGACCTACACCATGATTGGGCGCAGCGTTTATGCCTATGGCGGCTCTCCTGAAGCAGCCAAACGTGTTGGCTTCAATACAGGTGCGACGATCTTCTTTGTCTATTGCATCGCCGGTGCGCTGGCGGGCTTCTCGGGCCTGCTGCATTCCTCGATGATCTGGCTTGCCAACCCGCGTGATTTTGTCGGTCTCGAACTCGACGTGATCGCGGCGGTGGTTCTGGGCGGTGCGTCGATCTTTGGTGGACGCGGCACGGTTCTCGGAACATTAATGGGCGTGTTCATGCTGGTGATGGTCAAAAACTCGCTGATCATCATGAAAGTGGACACTACCTGGCAGCGGGTCGTTGTCGGCCTGATCATCATCATCGCCACCGCCATCACGGCATGGCGCGACCGCAAAAGCATAGCGTGA
- a CDS encoding sugar ABC transporter ATP-binding protein: MTENLIELRHIGKRFGGVKALDDVSLSIRPGEIHCLAGENGSGKSTVIKIMSGVYTPEDGEILIDGKPVGKLDPVKSVHHGIQVIYQDFSLFGNLTVAENLAINTFLMEGRKTVDWRHVRELAQKALDRLGVSIDLDTDVETLPTSGKQIVAIARAVMADARLIIMDEPTTALTRHEVDALFKIVRDIQAQGIAVLFVSHKMREMLEISERLTVFRNGKKVAEGPIAEFDEPAITRAMTGQELTAHSYKWAPQEGADTPVLEVRNLSVPASVENTDLTLRPGEIVGISGLIGSGRTELALALFGMRPDFTGSVRLAGREVHPRTVQEGIACGVAYVPEDRLTEGLFLTQSIERNIIVTSIEKFVRGLFINRKKADETTREMFSAMQIVAPGPHTPVNHLSGGNAQRVVLARWLLTGAKVLILNGPTVGVDVGSKAQIHTIIRKLAEKEGLAVLMISDDVPELVQNCNRVLVMHRGRFVDELSGESMTEDAVNDRLKMLN, encoded by the coding sequence ATGACTGAAAATCTGATCGAGCTGCGCCACATCGGTAAGCGGTTTGGTGGCGTGAAGGCGCTCGACGACGTATCGCTGAGCATTCGCCCGGGCGAAATCCATTGCCTTGCCGGTGAAAACGGTTCCGGCAAATCCACCGTCATCAAAATCATGTCCGGGGTTTACACACCCGAGGACGGTGAGATCCTGATCGACGGGAAGCCTGTCGGCAAACTCGATCCGGTAAAATCCGTTCACCACGGTATTCAGGTGATCTATCAGGATTTTTCGCTGTTTGGTAACCTGACGGTCGCCGAGAACCTGGCCATCAATACCTTTCTGATGGAAGGTCGCAAAACGGTCGACTGGCGACATGTCCGTGAGCTGGCCCAAAAGGCGTTGGACCGCCTCGGCGTGAGCATCGATCTTGATACGGATGTCGAAACCCTGCCGACCTCTGGAAAGCAGATCGTGGCGATTGCCCGTGCCGTCATGGCCGATGCACGCCTGATCATCATGGATGAGCCGACGACCGCGCTGACGCGCCATGAGGTTGATGCCCTCTTCAAGATTGTGCGTGATATTCAGGCGCAGGGCATCGCCGTGCTCTTCGTCAGCCACAAAATGCGCGAGATGCTCGAAATCAGCGAGCGCCTGACAGTTTTCCGCAATGGCAAGAAGGTGGCCGAAGGGCCGATCGCCGAATTCGATGAGCCGGCAATCACCCGCGCGATGACGGGGCAGGAGCTGACCGCCCACAGCTACAAGTGGGCACCGCAGGAAGGTGCCGATACACCGGTGCTGGAAGTCCGCAACCTCTCGGTTCCGGCTTCCGTGGAAAACACCGACCTGACGTTAAGGCCAGGCGAAATCGTCGGTATTTCGGGTTTGATCGGTTCGGGGCGTACCGAACTTGCGCTGGCGCTGTTTGGCATGCGCCCCGATTTTACCGGTTCAGTGCGCCTCGCAGGCCGCGAGGTTCACCCAAGGACCGTTCAGGAGGGTATTGCCTGCGGTGTCGCTTATGTGCCGGAGGATCGCCTGACCGAGGGGCTATTCCTGACGCAATCGATCGAACGGAATATCATTGTCACGTCGATTGAGAAATTCGTCCGCGGTCTTTTCATCAATCGCAAAAAGGCGGACGAGACGACCCGCGAAATGTTCTCGGCCATGCAGATCGTGGCACCAGGACCGCACACGCCGGTCAACCATTTGTCCGGTGGCAACGCACAGCGCGTCGTTCTGGCTCGCTGGTTGTTGACTGGGGCCAAAGTGCTGATCCTGAACGGCCCGACCGTCGGCGTCGATGTCGGTTCCAAAGCACAGATCCACACCATCATCCGCAAGCTGGCCGAAAAGGAAGGGCTGGCCGTGCTGATGATTTCCGACGATGTGCCGGAACTGGTGCAGAACTGCAACCGCGTGCTGGTCATGCATCGCGGCCGTTTCGTTGACGAGTTGTCTGGAGAGAGCATGACCGAAGACGCCGTTAACGACCGGCTCAAGATGCTGAATTGA